Within the Thermoanaerobaculales bacterium genome, the region GCCGCGCCAAGCGGGCGCTCGGTGATCGCTGGGAGCTGTTCGGCGGGCTGAGCGGCGAGAAGGACGAGTTCGCAGGCTTCGACATGCGGCTGCTCGCCGAGGTCGGCGTGGGCTACAAGGCGCTGCTCGGGCCAAAGCACTTCCTGGCCTTCGACGCCGGCCTGACCTACACCGACGAGGACCGGCTCGATCCTACTCCGGACGAGTCCTGGTTCGGCGGCGTGCTCGGCCTCGCCTATGAGTGGAAGCTCACGGACACCACCTCGTTCACGGAGCGGGTGCTGTTCTACCCGAACTTCGAGGAGTCGAGCGACTGGCGGCTCTCGTCCGAGACCGGGATCCAGGCTGCGATCAGCTCGATGCTCGCACTCAAGTTCAGCTACGAGTACCGCTACCGCAACGAACCGCTGACGCTCGCCGACGGCAGCGAGGCCGACTCGACGGACACGACCACCCGGTTTTCGGTGGTCTTCAACTTCTAGAGGGGCGTGTGGGGCATAGGCCCCTCGGCGCACGCGGGGCGTAGATCTCCGGATGCGTGTGACGCGTCGCGGTCGCTGGCTAACCTCCGCCCCGCGTGCGCCGAGCAGGATGCGCTGCGCGCATCACTGACGAAGTGAAGAAGCTCCTCATGACGAGTGTTGTGGGCCGAGGTAGGGACCGCGTACTCGACTCCATGCGCGACTCGCTCGTCATCATCCTGCCGGCAGCTCCCCGACGAGCGTGGCTAGCCGAAGCCGGCGGCGCTGAGGGCGCGGAAGTCGCGGATCACCTCGGCGGCGTGGGTGGCCGGGGACACGCGCGGGTAGGACTTGAGGACGCGGCCGTCGCCGCCGACCAGTACGGACACGCGCTTCGGAAACGGCAGCAGGGGGATCACCGCGCCCACTGCACGGGCGACGGCGCGCTGGCGGTCCGACAACAGCAGGAACGGCAGATGATTCTCCTCAGCGAACCGGCGGTTGGCCTCGGGTGAGTCGTAGGACACGCCGAGCACGGTGAGCCCGAGGCCCTGAAGCTCGCCCCAGCTGTCCCGCAGCTGGCAGGCCTCCCGGATTCAGCCGGGGGTGCTCGCCTTGGGGTAGAAGTAGAGCAGGTAGGACCGCCCCGTGAGGTCCGAGCTGCGCACCACCGACCCGTCGTGCGCCGCCAACGAGAACTCGACCATCGGCTCGGCTTCCTGGATCATCGCAGCGGCTCCCGTCCTGCGGTGGTTGCGCCCGCGGTGGTCATTCGACCCCCGAGTGCTCGTCAGGTTGCGGCGCCGGCAACCGGTCCGCCCACCACTCGCACCGCCGGATCCCAAACTGCAGGTGGTCGTGGGCGGCGATCACAATCGTAGCGCAACAGGTTGACCGCGACCGGAGGCCGGGTTAGTGTGATGGCGTAGCGCAATGGACAGGAGGGCCCATGGCAGGCAAAGCTGAAGTCGTTGATCGGATCGCGGAGCTGACCGGGATTCCCAAGACCACGGTCGCGATGTGCTACGACACCCTGTTCGAGCTGCTGGCCGAGTCGCTCGGCAAGGGCGACAAGGTGGCGGTTCCCAACTTCGGGACCTTCAACGTCTCGGGACGGCCGGCCCGCATCGGCCGCAACCCTGCGACCGGGGCGCCGATCCAGATCGCGGCCTCCAAGACCGTCCGCTTCAAGGTCGCCAAGGCGCTCAAGGACAGGCTGTAGCCCGCCCAGCGACGGGGCGCTATCCTTGGCCGGGCCCCGCACGGGCGGCCGTGAGGGGTGGGCACCGTCACCGATCCTGAGGGTCGGTCGGCCGGCGAGCCGGAGGCTGCTCGAGGCGATGCCCGAGCAGCAGTGACAGCTGCTCCTCGATGGGGAGGGCTTCCTCGTCCGAGTCGCGCCACGGCCAGCGGATGACGCCCATCGAGCGCTCGTAGGCCTCGACCCCGGCCTCGAGAGTCGCGACGACCAGGCGCGGTGCGAACCCGGACTGGAGCTTCACCCGGAAGGCGAGCCCCTGCGACCCGCCCGGCTGGCCGCCGCCGAGGAGGTTGGCCTGCTCCTGCTGCAGGTGCGCAGCAACGCGGCCCATCGCGTCGGACCGCTGGGCCAGCCTGGCCTCGGTGCGGGCGTCGAGCTCCGACAGATCGAGCCGATCGAGGCCGAGCGAGAAGCGTGGCTCGGCGGCGCCGGCGATGGCGGCGGCGGCCGCGATCAGCAATGCGGTCAGGACACCGGACCTCATGACAGCGTCACCTCAGTCTAACGCCCCCTATCGCCAACCAGTCGTCGGGCGAGGCCATTTCGCACGGGCGGTTGCGCGCGACCGGGCGCCGAAGCGGAAGCGGAACCGAGCACTCCCAGAAGGCGGATCTGCCGACCCCACCCAGCACATCGAACCGCGGAGGCCGCGGAGCCCGCAGACAACATCGCGGAGACGGTCTTCTGAATGTGCCCAGCGTTCTTTGCGCCCTCCGCGGTTCAGATGACGAGACGGCGATTCGGGGCGTGTTTCAGGGCACGGGCACGGGAGCGGGAACGAGCCCGGAAGCGGGCGCGGAAGCGGAAGCGGGCGGGGGTGTGGACATCTCGGGAACGGGAACGGGAGCGGGAACGGGTGGGCGGGCCCTATTCCCCAGATCCCAGATCCTGGTCGGGCGGGGGCGCGGTGGACATCTCGGGAACGGGAACGGGAACGGGAGCGGGAACGGGTGGGCGGGCCCTATCCCCCAGATCCGAGATCCTGGTCGGGTGGGGCTATCCCCTATCCCCTAAACCCTAACCCCTGGTCGGGTGGGGGCGTGTACACTCCAGAGGCGTGATGCAACGCAGAACCTCGCGGCTGCTGGCGGGCCTCGCCTTCGCGCTGGCGGTGTCCGGGACGGCGGCCGCCGCCGACTACGAGATGGCGGTCACGCTCGACGCGGAGCTGCACCGGCTGCAGGGACGCCAGCTCGTCCGCTGGTTCAACGCCACGGACACGGCGACCGGCGAGCTGTGGTGGCACCTCTACCTCAACGCCTTTGCGAGTGACGACTCCACCTTCCTGCGCGAGCTCGGGCCCCGGCGCCTGCGCTTCGGCGGGCGGCCCGATGACATGCGCTGGGGCTGGACCACGATCACCCGCATGGCGCTGGCCGACGGCACCGACCTGCTGCCGACGCTCGAGTTCATGCGCCCCGACGACGGCAACCTCGAGGACCGCTCGGTGGCGCGGGTCCGGCTGCCGGAGGAGGTTCCCCCGGGCGGCTCGGTCGTGGTGGAGGTCGAGTTCGAGGCGCAGCTGCCGTCGATCATCGCCCGCACCGGGTTCGCCGGCGACTTCCACCTGGCCGGGCAGTGGTTCCCCAAGCTCGGGGTGTTCGAGGGCGCCGGCGGCTGGAACTGCCACCAGTACCACGCCAACAGCGAGTTCTTCGCCGACTTCGGCAGCTACCGGGTGACCATCGAGGTGCCGCGCGGCTGGGTGGTCGGTGCGACCGGCGTCGAGATCGGCCGGATGGAGCCGCCGGAGGACCACGAGCGGGGGCTCCGGCTGGCGTACTCGGCGGAGCGGGTGCACGACTTTGCGTGGGTGGCGGCACCGGGGTCGGCGATGGAGGTGGTGTCCGCCGAGTTCGAGCCGGGCCGCGACGTGCCCCGCGAGTGGCTCGAGCGGGCCGTCCGGACGCTCGGTTCAAGCGCGGCCTCGCTCGAGCTGCCGCCGACCAGGCTGCGGCTCATGGTGCCGCGGAGCCACCTGAAGCTCGCCGAGCGTCACCTGCACGCGGCCCGCCTCGGGCTGGCCTGGCACGGTCTCTGGTACGGGCCGTACCCCTATCCGCAGCTGACCGTCGTGGTGCCGCCTCCGTCCGCCGTCGAGGCCGGGGGCATGGAGTACCCGACCTTCATCACCGCCACGAGCGGGTGGGCTTCGCCGATGGCCCTCCTCGAGGGGCGATCGCTGGTGGAGACCGTGGTCATCCACGAGATCGGGCACCAGTACTTCTACGGCCTGCTGGCGTCCAACGAGTTCGAGGAGGCGTGGCTCGACGAGGGCCTCACGAGCTTCGCCGAGCTCCAGTGCAGGGAGGCGATCGCGGCCGATGGCCTCGCGCCCGCGCTGCGCCGGGGAGGCCTCTGGACGCGCGAACGGATCGGGCAGAGCCTGGTCTGGACGCACTTCCGGATCGACCAGCCGTCGTGGGAGTTCCCGTCCCCTGTCCAGTACTACAGCGCCTCCTACGGCAGGACCGCGCTCAGCCTGCGCACCCTCGAGGGCCTGCTCGGCCCGGCGAACTTCGCGCGCGCCATGCGCACCTATGCCGAGCGGTACCGGTTTCGCCACCCCACCGGCGACGACCTGTTCGCGACCTTCTCCGAGGTCGCCGGCGAGGACCTCGGCTGGTACTTCGAGCAGGCCTTCCGATCCGAGGCGGAGGTCGACTGGGAGGTCGCGGAGGTCCGCCACAGCCCGCGCCCCGGCGCCGCGGGCGAGTGGTCGATCGATGTCGATCTCGGGCGCCACGGTGGCTTCGCCGGCCCGGTGAGCGTTGCGCTCGAGTTCGAGGACGGGCGCCGGGAGCGGCGCAGCTGGGACGGGGGCGCCCGCCGGACAACGTGGACGCTCGACTCCGCACAGCGGCTCGAGCGGGTGGTCGTGGACCCGGACGCGGTGTGGGCGCTCGAGACGAAGCGCCGCGACAACTACTGGGCGAGGGAGGAGAGCTCGCGGGCGGCGCGCCGCGCACTGTGGTGGGTGCCGGAGGCGCTGCACTGGCTCGGGCTCGTTCACCTGCCGTGGAGCTGATGGCCGTGAGCGAGCGTCCTTTCGGACCGCCGTCGCCGTGCCGGGGCGCTCGGCAGGCGCTGCGGCTGCGGCAGCTCGTCGCCGCGGTCTGGGTCGCCTCCTGGCTGGCGATCGCGCCGGTGCTCCTCGTGCTCTCACAGACAGCCGGCCGCAGCCTCGCGGCAGTGCCGGGCGGGCCGGGCGAGGTGGCGGCCGGCGACCTCCCGCTCCTCATGGTGGAGGCCGTCCGCGGGGCGCTGAAGCCGCTGGCGATCGCTCTGGTGTCCGGCCTCGCGGCCTGGTGGGCCTGGACGGTGCTGTGGCACGCCGGGGTGGTGCGCTGGCAGCTGGGCACGGGCGCAGCGCCGATCCGCCTGGGCGCCCTGCTCCGGCTCGGCGCCGGCAGGTGGTGGCGCTATGCGCGGCTGTCGGCGACCGCCCTGGCCGCGCTCGCGGTGGCAGCCGCCGCCGTGCTGGCGCCGCTCGGTCGGTGCGCGGTGGGGGCGCTCGGCGCGATGGCGGAGCGTCGCCTGCTGGTGCTGCTCGGGATCGGAGCCACGGCGACCGCGCTGCTGGCGATCGCGGTCTGGCTGGCGACCCTGCGCGGGGCGTGGCTGCTCGGGCTGCCGGGGCGCCGCTCCGCCGTGCTGGCGTGGCTGGCGGGCCTCAGGGAGACGCTGCGGCGGCCGCTGCCGGGCCTGTGGGCCTGGCTGGTGTGGATGGTCCCGGCGCTGCTCGTCTCCGCCGTCGCGCCGCTGCTCGGCGCAGCTTTCGTTGGCCTGCGCGGCGGCCTGCTG harbors:
- a CDS encoding M1 family metallopeptidase encodes the protein MQRRTSRLLAGLAFALAVSGTAAAADYEMAVTLDAELHRLQGRQLVRWFNATDTATGELWWHLYLNAFASDDSTFLRELGPRRLRFGGRPDDMRWGWTTITRMALADGTDLLPTLEFMRPDDGNLEDRSVARVRLPEEVPPGGSVVVEVEFEAQLPSIIARTGFAGDFHLAGQWFPKLGVFEGAGGWNCHQYHANSEFFADFGSYRVTIEVPRGWVVGATGVEIGRMEPPEDHERGLRLAYSAERVHDFAWVAAPGSAMEVVSAEFEPGRDVPREWLERAVRTLGSSAASLELPPTRLRLMVPRSHLKLAERHLHAARLGLAWHGLWYGPYPYPQLTVVVPPPSAVEAGGMEYPTFITATSGWASPMALLEGRSLVETVVIHEIGHQYFYGLLASNEFEEAWLDEGLTSFAELQCREAIAADGLAPALRRGGLWTRERIGQSLVWTHFRIDQPSWEFPSPVQYYSASYGRTALSLRTLEGLLGPANFARAMRTYAERYRFRHPTGDDLFATFSEVAGEDLGWYFEQAFRSEAEVDWEVAEVRHSPRPGAAGEWSIDVDLGRHGGFAGPVSVALEFEDGRRERRSWDGGARRTTWTLDSAQRLERVVVDPDAVWALETKRRDNYWAREESSRAARRALWWVPEALHWLGLVHLPWS
- a CDS encoding HU family DNA-binding protein translates to MAGKAEVVDRIAELTGIPKTTVAMCYDTLFELLAESLGKGDKVAVPNFGTFNVSGRPARIGRNPATGAPIQIAASKTVRFKVAKALKDRL
- a CDS encoding redoxin domain-containing protein, with amino-acid sequence MREACQLRDSWGELQGLGLTVLGVSYDSPEANRRFAEENHLPFLLLSDRQRAVARAVGAVIPLLPFPKRVSVLVGGDGRVLKSYPRVSPATHAAEVIRDFRALSAAGFG
- a CDS encoding DUF481 domain-containing protein: MKRQLVLAGLILLVSLPVLAQEEAPTEPPPDPWKGALGLSYVDTSGNSETEAFGLDFKVERLPEPWGLEITGLFNRASDQGETTAERYYLGGRAKRALGDRWELFGGLSGEKDEFAGFDMRLLAEVGVGYKALLGPKHFLAFDAGLTYTDEDRLDPTPDESWFGGVLGLAYEWKLTDTTSFTERVLFYPNFEESSDWRLSSETGIQAAISSMLALKFSYEYRYRNEPLTLADGSEADSTDTTTRFSVVFNF
- a CDS encoding redoxin domain-containing protein yields the protein MIQEAEPMVEFSLAAHDGSVVRSSDLTGRSYLLYFYPKASTPG